The Oryza brachyantha chromosome 7, ObraRS2, whole genome shotgun sequence genomic interval tttgtcatgttttattaaatcCCCTAATGCAGTTTATTGAAtgctataatttttctatcatatttttcacataatGAAATAGTTACTGCAGATGACGTTGAGTATGATGGCAAGATTTTCAGTTTAGTATTTTGCGTTGTTGATTGTAAACTTCTCAAACTGTAGTTTTGCAGAAGCGTCCATGTTTTATTCTGCGGATgctcatcaattttttttttatataacttcGGATCTTTGTGATTCTTTTATCACTGAAGTGTTGTTTTTACTGATGGTATAGAAAGTCAACACCAGCGTCCACAAGAAGAAATCGAATCCTATCTGGAATGAAGTACTGCAGCTCTCAGTCACAAATCCTACCATGCCAGTAAAACTTGTAAGAATGCTAATTGAATTGctgaaatatttacatattcaGTTCAGTTTGGTACTCCCTGCTAtctgataaatatatttgttcttagAATAAGAATAGGTAGATGACTGTCTCCATCATAGTTCCATGGACGATTCATGCCAATATAAATTGAGCATTTGTTTCCCACCCAGCCAAGTACTAGGAAAATGGCTCCGatttctgaactgctaaaaACATGCAGGAAGTTTTTGATGCGGACAAATTCACAGCAGATGACAACATGGGCGTAGCTGAGTTCAATTTAACTGACATCCACGATGCTGCTAAGCTGGATCTAAAGCATGTCACTGACGGGGCCAAGATCAAGACAATCTACCCACTTGGGGTGAACTATCTTGGCGTCGAGAGCCACGTTTCATGGAGGAACGGCAAGGTAGTCCAGGACATCATTTTGAAGCTGGCGAAGGCTAAAACTGGCATGATCGtcgtgctgcagctggagTGGGTTCACGTCCCAGGTGTTACCCTCTAAGCAGTTTCTGATGGTTGTGGATGGAGCTGCGGGTGCAGTTGGTCTCTGAGCGTCACATTGTAGACTATGGGTGGATGTTTTTTTAGTGTTTACAGTGTACTCCTGATATGTGTGCTGTTGATTTGAAGTTTCTGTTGTTATCTTTGTACCCGTTGTGAAGTATGTGCGCTAGTGTTTCATAGTAAGAATCACCCTGCTGAGTTCACCTGAAGTCAGGTGCGAATTACAAGGCATTGGGTGGTCATTATGTTGCAGATTTGTCTAGTTTGTTCCAGTACTGCACTATTATGCTTTTGATGGTTATTATCAGGTTGAAGATGCTGAACGAGAGCTGTATTCAGTATTGTCAGTGAAGTTTAATCTTTCTGGCGGACAGGTCGTCTGCGTATGCttatttaactattataaacttaaaatataatttatttgatttttgtgagcaacttatttgcaaaaaaaacttttatacaaacTACACCGTATAactgtttgaaaaaaaagtatttccTAGAGAAGCAGAACAGAATACCACAAAACTAGACGATCCTAGCAACATCGGACATGCTGCTATGTTGGAAGAATATGTCTAATAAAGTAATAAGGTGGTGTTGAAATAGagacttatttttaatctacgTCACattgtttagacactaatttaaaactaattacaaaacctattttataatcttggactaattcgtgagacaaatctattgagcctaattaatccataattagcacaCGTAATACTACAgtaacatttgctaattatgaattacttaggcttaaaaaattcgtcttacggattagctctcatttatgaaatagtttttttattagtctatgtttaatacttcaaattagtgtctaaacatctgatgtgatatGAGTTTAGCCACTTCTAAACACCCCTaacctttttctattttaaactTGGGGGTCTGTACCGCGACACCTTGTGGCCGTAGAGGGATCTGTATGGATGAAGGCCTGCTAAGAGCACTTACAATGTATTATAACAAAGCGTTAACTTTTTTGcgtacgtttgatcattcgtctggttaaaaaaatttatataaatatatgaaaatataaggtataattaaaatatatttagtaataaatctaatcacaataaaagaaataataatttgataagttttttaaatacatcGAATCATTAAACCTGTGACAAAATATCAACAACGTTATCTATTAAActacagagggagtagttgtTATTAAAAGAGAGTGATTGTAAAGCCAACCGATATACTTGTAAGTaaagaaaatagtttataaataaaacttttatatacgtgttcttgacgatttaaaagtcaatgctggaGAAGTGTGCCCatacaaaaccaaaatttatagagaaaagaagaacaaaCTTCGCTCGATTAGGTGAGTAATCATTTAAACTCTACCATGAGCACAATTTGTTATTCGGCCTAGAAAGCCCATGATGCTTGTTATCCTCAACGTTGTTGCTGGCGAAAAGCCCATCTCGTTAATGGCGGTGGCCGGTGGCCTGACTGCTTTCTTATCCATGGCTCCAGGGGAGGATCCAAGGGAAGGGCTATACAGGATTCAACATTCAACAGCCCCTACACACGCTGCATCTCTATGGAGattggaagaaaaatgagaggggagaagagaattttaagaaaaatatgagggAGCTGAAAATATAAGAAGACGACCATGAACCCCATCACTATCCAAATCCTGCATCCGCCACTTCCAATGTGTCATTAAATCTTTTTGTTAATAAAGTATGTCTTTATTGATTGTATTGGGAATAGCCTTAATAAAATCGAGCCAAAACtgaaggagaaaaataaatctgATATTAAGAATTCAAGGAAAAGGTCTCTGTggtcatttttttcaattctaGCCGGTTACACTTATTTAACTTGACCCATCCTGGTAAGAAATGCTAAGCATAGTTTGATAAATCATGGTTGACACTCATAGAATCATCgtataaaacattttcatattatataaatttcacTATCCAaaatgttactatattttaacaATGTGGCAAGCCAAATGTCACATTTGAATGACTTATATTTAGAATCATGTTATTGGCACAAAATCGCCACCGTACATTTGAGCATATCGGATGCAACCCACAGCGACACCTAGAGATGCATCGCTGCATGGAGGGCACGTACCATCAAACGTTTACCTAAAAGGGACCATGTTAGGGTGAACTTGGTTCAAAATTTATCCTAGGTTCGGCAAGACAACTAGGGGATCCTCAAATGTCGTACAGATGAAAAACAACGAACGATTATGGATTAAGAGGTTAATGTATATGAGATATAAGTAGCAAGAAGAAAGGATAATATGTAGAATATAGAGGGTAAAGGTAAAAGATTGCTTTGGTGATTGATTCAATCGGTCTTGCCCCCCTATATTTGTAGGAAGCATGGTCTTACGTCTGCGTCTGCAGGGTCTTCTCCACTTCCAATTAGGCTTAGAAAAGTATTAGGCTATTAGCCCCATATTTTGTGCAGGAGGTGAATTTAATGTTGCCTATCAAAAGTCGttcaaaattctttttaagattattataaactttaaaaataatcttatttgatttttaagcaacttttttgcaaaaacctTTGGTACAAAATACACCGTGTGACTGTCTGAAAAAAGTGTTTCCTGGGGAAGCAGAAGAGAACGGGCGACCAAAACCTTAGTCCTTACTCCTCCGTGTGTCTTAAAACAAAACCCgtaatattatgtttttttaatttaaattggACAGAGTACACAACTAGATAATAATCTCTAACGTGACACCCCAATGTTGCGGCCCTAGAGGCACCTCTAGAATCACGTCAACGGATAACCCCGGCTAAGGACACCCTCACTGTATTATTTTGGGTCCTAATGTGGGCCTAGGGTCTACGTGGTACTCTcaccgtattttaatagataacgtcattgattttatttcatatgtttaaccattcatgtcattcaaaaaaattcatgcaaatatgtgaaaaatatgttaagatataatttataattaagatGTATTTAGTAATGAATCTAATCACAATAAAGTAAATGATagatttacataaatttttaaataaaatgaatagctAAATGTGTGCCAAACATCAACGacgttatttattaaaatacaaaaggtAGTAGTTATTAAAAAGCCACAATGTATTATGGGGGTAATcgttaaacgatatatttgtaaataaaaaataatttatggataaacttttatgtacatactcttagtaatctaaaaataagactagaaaataaactatgatgaaagaATCTCAAAGTcttcaaaatttgataaacagAAACGTTTAGGGGTTCACCTTATAAAGATATCATTGATTAGCAATTAATCTTCCATAACCAAACGTTTAGGGGTTCACATATATGTAGCTTTATTCTTTCGTTACCGGCAATAGCATAGAGACCCGGTAGTAATTGTTGTCTCTACCCACTGTGCTTCTTgtgtactctctccgtctcaaaataaaccaatttttcactttttacttatataaacttttttccgattgatatttttgtttttattagatgataaattatgaataatactttgtgtgtgactaattttttttaaattttctaaaatttttttaaataagacggatggtgaCACGTGAATTgaagaattcgttttttagaCAGAGCGAGTAGAATAGTTACGAAGCTGGAGCATATTAATTGTGTGTACCTTAAGTTCTCTGAAATCAAaaaggaacaaacagaacaacTCAACAAGTGATCGGTAGAGCCTGGTATGAGTGAGAGCCCGGAGAGAGCCTGGAGCCTGGCGAGCTCACGCCACCCGCCGATcggcacctcgccgccggcgaccacaGCCAAGCGAGGTCGCAGGACCGCACCCTCCCACCCATCGACCAACCCGTCCCTGCAGCTAGAGCCGGTAGCCCAGGGTCCAGATCTGCAGAATCGCCGGGTGAATCCGAAGCCATTGATTGGGGATTTGATGAAGACGAAGAGGATCCCTGTCCTCACGCTAGCCCTGCCGAAGGATTCAAGGCGGAGCTGTGCGACCGGCCGGGGATGCGGAAGAGCTGCGCCATTGAAGATTGATGGCATTACTTCAGCCACCCCTGCAGGTAAGCCTACGCCACAGGCAGAGAAGATCGAGGCGCCGAACAAGCTGAAGTCGGTGATCGTAGCCAAGCGGCAGGAGCAAGAGGTGATGTTTCACGAAAATGGGAGGTGGTGCGCTCGAAATTTTGGTGGCGGAGGCGCTCTTTGTCGGCACCCCCAACCACCGGAGTTACTACGGGCCATCATCAATCGTGGAGAAACCTGGCTACCAGAGGGAGGTGTTTCCGCTGCCTGGCCAAAGATCATCGCATCGCGGATTGCAGAGACCCAGTCCGTTGCATTTACTGCAGGAAATCAGGCCATACCGCCTCGACCTGCCGGGCCACTCCATTCCGTCCACTCCCGTATCTCATTCGCTTCAAAGTTTTCTAAGAGGAATTGCGCCTATTTAAACCTGCCTAGTGCGCAAGAATTCCCACCACTCCCAGCCAAAGCAAACCCATCCTATAAGAGTGAAGGAACTAGGGAGCATGGAGAGCCCGCCGGGCCTACCGAAGTGCCGGACCCGCGCTCGAAGTTCGGCTATGCCGCTATTCCGGGCACTGAGGTCATGGAGCATGAACTGGAGCAATTACGCCACCACGGTGTCGTGATTTCCTCTAGTCTGGTTGGCCATGTGGTTAGCCCAAGCGAGGTGGCGTAGGGCCTTGTGCATCAGATTGGCACCCCCTTGCCAACTACGAGTCACAGCCAGGGTTCACCTTACCGAAAATCCCTCCCGTGCCGCGGTGACTATGGAGCACCTTTACTGCACGGCAACTGTGTATATCGCAAAAACCAcgatgaatttaaaaattaaaaatttaaattcaaacctGGCTGGTAAATTCGGTAACCGCGCGGtttctcgcggtaaccgcggttttcgcAGCCAAAACCGTGCGGTTTCACACCGTAAGCGCGGCTAATGCGTGCCGAAACAATTCATGAGAACGGCGGAAACCGTACGGCTAcgaaaaccgcggttaccgcgaaaAACCGCGGAGAGAAGAATATTtaaaaccaagaaaatttgtgagatgtcaaatgcaaaaaaaactttaaaaaatctaaaaaaatacagacaaataagaaaaatattttgtgactatatttgttaCATTTAGGATATGTTataggaaaacaagaaaattttaacatgatattttctaaatttttgacattgcgtcataaatttattttaacgagtaacaacaactttattttaattgctgtgtcacaaatatacctactacccattattacGATTTACgaacaaaactattatgtatgtactaacatgcatatataattttcctcCATGCATATTTTCCCTATATCCatcattgtatatttgtattttaacattatgtataatgtatgtctagtataaattaataatgactcaacaacaaGATATTATTAACCATCTTCTtacgaaatattatttgcaataggctattttttatttttttcctccgaaatttttggttataatttttaattacgccgaaaatacactttttcatgaatttctttgacaaaattatattatatatcaacatgtacaacatatattttttccattaaatttcctcaaaaattttaaattttctcaaattcaAACTCAAAACCGCGGTACAAACCGTAAACGGCCTTCATGGGACGgccggttaccgcggtaaccgtggcGGTTACCGCAATAATGAGAACCCTGGTCACAGCCCATTTGCCGGAGGATTTCTTCGTGTACTTTGATTTTCCGGAGGACCAGgtcgcggcggtgaggaggggaTCGCTCAAACTTGATGGCGTTGACTACGTCATAGCCCCATGGAGTGCAGATAGGCAGATGCATCATCCCACCTGGGCTTACCGGGTCCGTGTGTGTTTGGAGGGCACGTTGAACACGTATAAACACATAATAATTTAATCGAtcgcataaataaatcatcacAATGTAAAACGAAAGCATGACAATACATGGATCAACCAACCTGAACAGatttaatctaaacatgtatgcgaAATAGCTACATACGAATAGATTAAACAGATACAGAACTAAATTAAACATAGTTAATCTGTACATACCGAAGGTTGTTTTGAGGAGGATTGGGAGCAGCACGAACGAATCGCGACGTAGGAtgttgacgacggcgagccgcgACCGATCGACGGGGAAGACGAGCCGTCGTTGACGAACAGCGAGCAATCGCGCAGAGCgcttcccaaaaaccttattcgtcCTCTCCCGGTGTAGGACTTCACGAGGACGACGGTTCCGGAGACTTGCTCTCCTGGTTGCCGGTTCACGCCGGTGGAGGGGATGGAGtagacgacggtggcggcgatgaGGTAGCGGTCCGATATTTATAGGACGTGTGATCAACACGCCTATCAATCGTAACCGAACCGGATAGGCTGCGCGTATCTACGCTATCTCGCGCAAGGAAGAATCCGATAAGTTTTCAAAACTAACACCGGAATTTCTGTTTCATGCAAGGAAGCCGTATGTCATGCGCGTGCACCACCCGACCCGGCCTGACcaggcgaggcgagcgagcgcgcgTGTTCCTCTATTTCTTTTATGCTCAAGTGCTTAGAGAGCACTCTCTTATTTAAGGATGTCTCATTCTCATAGAACTAATAAGGTGGTACTAAAGGTTCACATGGATGCTTCCATGAGGtgtgattttatgattttcctAGGAATTATTATACACATGGGCCTTAGCCCAATCATTAATTCTAACAGGGCATCCCCAGCATGCTTGGTAGAGGGAAACGGTGGACAGGGTGCTTGGAGATGTTTGCCTGTTCAACCGGGTAGAGCATGAAATGGCAGAGCGGCAAAACTCGGTGATCTTTACCTGCTGGATTTGGATGTGGAATCCAAAAGATCTACCAAGAACAAAGCTGGTGACCTTCTTCATGGGTTACGTGCTGCCTCTACCCGTAGAGGTGGCGCCGCTACTAAAGGGCGGGATGGCGCATGTCATCATCCATCTAGACAGGGTGGAGTACTTGAGTGTTCCCCTAGAGCCGCACTCACCGGGATTGGGGGCGAGCGGGCTGCTAACCTCATCGGAAACATCCGACTCCTCCGATCAAGTGCCACACATCCACAACTATCTCTGACACATTGGTGCCGTCGACGCCAAGCAACCAAGACGCCATCGCGTTCTGCCGCGTGATGGTTGTGGAGGCAACCACCCTAGGCGCGTTGGGAACGACGAAGATGACGATGATGACGACGTGAGGCGTCACTGTCAAGGTAT includes:
- the LOC102703322 gene encoding protein C2-DOMAIN ABA-RELATED 8-like, whose amino-acid sequence is MAAAAHKEEVIGKLNVRVVRAACLVTADPLTGTSDPYVVLSYGSQKVNTSVHKKKSNPIWNEVLQLSVTNPTMPVKLEVFDADKFTADDNMGVAEFNLTDIHDAAKLDLKHVTDGAKIKTIYPLGVNYLGVESHVSWRNGKVVQDIILKLAKAKTGMIVVLQLEWVHVPGVTL